A section of the Osmia lignaria lignaria isolate PbOS001 chromosome 16, iyOsmLign1, whole genome shotgun sequence genome encodes:
- the LOC117600855 gene encoding membrane-associated guanylate kinase, WW and PDZ domain-containing protein 1 isoform X5, which translates to MATKTEDATSIDNTNDGESMDKEVLAISGNDETGHRIPPTYLYNSGSEQNTGISNQEQSNRNRAQATEDQLGPLPPNWEKAYTDTGEVYFIDHNTGTSHWLDPRLSKFQKRSLEECLDDELPYGWEKIDDTLYGTYFIDHVNRRTQYENPVLQAKRAQQSLGERKSPNFTRNPDKLKGQKIRTTLIKSSRGLGFTIVGGDDSVEEFLQIKSVVPNGPAWLDGKLQTGDVLVYVNDTCVLGFTHNEMVNVFKSIGSGETVTLEVCRGYPLPFDPNDPNTEVVTTIAVNAPDILTEDPRMYMDLDPALQNNGRFNFLDSSLLPVHNLQNGENLATTSVNSMPDLCISDKINTIKRPSSTDILLSESDLNDCKDTSMSSKPEFLSIAIVKGTMGFGFTIADSAHGQKVKKILDRQRCKNLMEGDILVNINDINVRNMCHSEVVQVLKDCPRNEEALIHVQRTTSKSNEKKEKNSQDFFRSKTPTADIYSTQTKTVVPSRPKTPLIDTRNHPKSPTGAMRSNWNEQSENELNPLDNRYKYSEYTHDMYYTDPYKANITNLSDNFATMTNLDDDPVRNTAKRDWVTNDKLNINNDVYSIDIPHHDNILKQNGCLHSDYYKDLYTSQSHSQYSEQDYNVYSIGQEQNVDTGEIWDKRKETTSFEHEQPHSSSIPRYPQYSNELLCPIVPDIEWIETLVTLVRQDTGFGFRIVGGTEEGSQQVSVGHIVPGGAADLDNRLNTGDLIMSVDGESVMNSSHHHVVQLMIAAAQNGRVTLGIRRRINTQDHLPENLQTPYNRQMNLQYPYDVTVTRMENEGFGFVIISSVNKAGSTIGRIIEGSPAERCGRLNVGDHILAVNHVDITNVCHKDIVNLIKDSGYSVTLTIGYPLDDCCSNTSLSQKDEPTCDGDGGQYHAVELTRGTRGFGFSIRGGREFQNMPLFVLQIAENGPASIDNRLRVGDQIIEINGINTKNMTHTEAIEIIRNGGPSVRLLVRRGCQMPSV; encoded by the exons atggCTACAAAAACAGAAGACGCAACATCTATTGATAATACCAATGATg GAGAAAGCATGGACAAGGAGGTATTAGCAATCAGTGGGAATGATGAGACCGGTCATCGTATTCCACCTACATATTTGTATAATTCAGGTTCTGAACAAAATACAGGAATATCTAATCAAGAGCAAAGCAATAGAAATCGTGCTCAAGCTACAGAGGACCAGTTAGGACCATTGCCACCAAATTGGGAGAAAGCTTACACAGATACAGGAGAAGTTTATTTTATTGA CCACAATACAGGCACTTCCCATTGGTTAGATCCTCGTTTATCTAAATTTCAAAAAAGATCTCTCGAAGAATGTTTGGACGATGAATTACCTTACGGTTGGGAGAAAATAGACGATACTCTGTATGGTACATATTTCATTGATCATGTAAATCGTAGAACTCAATATGAAAATCCTGTGTTGCAAGCCAAACGAGCGCAACAAAGTTTAGGAGAAAGAAAGAGTCCTAATTTCACGAGAAATCCTGATAAACTAAAAGGTCAGAAAATAAGAACAACATTGATAAAAAGTTCAAGGGGGCTAGGATTCACCATTGTCGGTGGAGATGATTCTGTTGaagaatttttacaaataaaaagtGTTGTACCAAATGGACCAGCATGGTTAGATGGAAAATTACAAACTG gagATGTTTTAGTGTACGTTAATGATACGTGCGTATTAGGTTTTACGCATAATGAAATGGTAAATGTGTTTAAATCAATTGGTAGCGGTGAAACTGTTACGTTAGAAGTATGTCGCGGTTATCCATTACCATTTGATCCAAACGACCCAAACACAGAAGTTGTTACTACTATTGCTGTTAATGCACCAG ATATTTTAACAGAAGATCCGagaatgtacatggatctggaTCCTGCTTTGCAAAACAACGGCCGTTTTAATTTCCTGGATTCCTCACTCTTGCCAGTACACAATCTTCAAAATGGTGAAAACCTTGCTACAACATCTGTCAATTCAATGCCAGATCTTTGTATTTCGGATAAAATTAATACGATTAAAAGACCTAGCAGTACAGATATTCTGTTGTCTGAAAGTGATTTAAATGACTGTAAAGATACGTCAATGTCTTCCAAACCAGAATTTCTCAGTATTGCAATTGTAAAGGGAACTATGGGATTTGGATTTACAATAGCAGATTCTGCTCATGGTCAGAAGgttaaaaaaattttagatCGTCAACGTTGTAAAAATTTGATGGAAGGTGACATTTTAGTTAATATAAATGACATTAATGTAAGAAATATGTGTCATTCTGAAGTAGTACAAGTTTTAAAAGATTGTCCTCGTAATGAAGAAGCATTGATACATGTTCAAAGAACAACATCAAAGtcaaacgaaaagaaagaaaagaattccCAAGACTTTTTTAGAAGTAAGACACCAACTGCTGATATTTACAGTACTCAGACAAAAACTGTTGTACCAAGCCGACCAAAAACACCACTTATCGATACCAGGAATCACCCTAAATCACCAACAGGTGCAATGAGATCAAACTGGAACGAACAAAGCGAAAACGAATTAAATCCCCTCGATAATAGATATAAATATTCAGAATATACACATGACATGTATTATACCGATCCTTATAAAGCAAACATCACAAATTTATCTGATAATTTTGCTACAATGACGAATTTAGATGATGATCCTGTACGAAATACTGCTAAAAGAGATTGGGTTACAAATGacaaattaaacataaataacgACGTGTATTCTATTGATATACCTCACCATGATAACATATTAAAACAAAATGGATGTTTACACTCAGATTACTATAAAGATTTGTATACATCACAGTCCCATTCTCAGTATAGCGAACAAGATTATAATGTATATTCTATCGGTCAAGAGCAAAATGTTGATACCGGTGAAATATGGGATAAACGGAAAGAGACTACTAGTTTTGAACATGAGCAACCACATTCCAGTTCTATACCacg ctATCCTCAATATAGCAATGAGTTATTGTGTCCAATTGTTCCTGATATAGAGTGGATAGAAACATTGGTAACTTTAGTAAGGCAAGATACAGGATTTGGATTTAGAATAGTAGGTGGCACCGAAGAAGGATCTCAA CAGGTTTCAGTTGGGCATATAGTACCTGGTGGTGCAGCAGACTTAGATAATCGACTGAATACGGGTGATTTGATTATGTCTGTCGATGGCGAAAGTGTTATGAATTCGTCGCATCATCACGTGGTTCAATTGATGATAGCTGCCGCTCAAAATGGCAGAGTTACCTTAGGAATACGTCGCAGGATTAATACGCAGGACCATCTTCCAGAAAACCTTCAAACACCATACAACAGACAAATGAATCTCCAATATCCTTATGATGTAACAGTTACTAGAATGGAAAACGAAGGTTTtggttttgttattatttcctCGGTTAATAAAGCTGGTTCAACGATTGGTAGAATAATTGAAGGATCGCCTGCGGAAAGATGCGGCCGATTAAATGTTGGAGATCATATTCTTGCCGTTAATCACGTTGATATAACGAATGTATGCCACAAAGACATAGTGAACTTAATTAAAGATTCTGGTTATTCTGTCACTTTAACAATCGGTTACCCTCTTGATGATTGTTGTAGTAATACGTCTCTATCACAAAAG GACGAACCAACATGTGATGGAGACGGAGGTCAGTATCATGCGGTTGAATTAACTCGTGGAACTAGGGGATTTGGTTTTAGTATTCGCGGAGGACGTGAATTCCAAAATATGCCATTGTTTGTTTTACAAATTGCTGAAAATGGTCCTGCGTCCATTGATAATCGGTTAAGG gtTGGAGatcaaataattgaaataaatggaaTCAATACTAAAAATATGACACACACAGAAGCCATTGAAATTATACGAAACGGTGGACCATCTGTTCGACTTTTAGTTCGTCGTGGTTGCCAGATGCCTTCAGTG TGA
- the LOC117600855 gene encoding membrane-associated guanylate kinase, WW and PDZ domain-containing protein 1 isoform X4: MATKTEDATSIDNTNDGESMDKEVLAISGNDETGHRIPPTYLYNSGSEQNTGISNQEQSNRNRAQATEDQLGPLPPNWEKAYTDTGEVYFIDHNTGTSHWLDPRLSKFQKRSLEECLDDELPYGWEKIDDTLYGTYFIDHVNRRTQYENPVLQAKRAQQSLGERKSPNFTRNPDKLKGQKIRTTLIKSSRGLGFTIVGGDDSVEEFLQIKSVVPNGPAWLDGKLQTGDVLVYVNDTCVLGFTHNEMVNVFKSIGSGETVTLEVCRGYPLPFDPNDPNTEVVTTIAVNAPDILTEDPRMYMDLDPALQNNGRFNFLDSSLLPVHNLQNGENLATTSVNSMPDLCISDKINTIKRPSSTDILLSESDLNDCKDTSMSSKPEFLSIAIVKGTMGFGFTIADSAHGQKVKKILDRQRCKNLMEGDILVNINDINVRNMCHSEVVQVLKDCPRNEEALIHVQRTTSKSNEKKEKNSQDFFRSKTPTADIYSTQTKTVVPSRPKTPLIDTRNHPKSPTGAMRSNWNEQSENELNPLDNRYKYSEYTHDMYYTDPYKANITNLSDNFATMTNLDDDPVRNTAKRDWVTNDKLNINNDVYSIDIPHHDNILKQNGCLHSDYYKDLYTSQSHSQYSEQDYNVYSIGQEQNVDTGEIWDKRKETTSFEHEQPHSSSIPRYPQYSNELLCPIVPDIEWIETLVTLVRQDTGFGFRIVGGTEEGSQQVSVGHIVPGGAADLDNRLNTGDLIMSVDGESVMNSSHHHVVQLMIAAAQNGRVTLGIRRRINTQDHLPENLQTPYNRQMNLQYPYDVTVTRMENEGFGFVIISSVNKAGSTIGRIIEGSPAERCGRLNVGDHILAVNHVDITNVCHKDIVNLIKDSGYSVTLTIGYPLDDCCSNTSLSQKDEPTCDGDGGQYHAVELTRGTRGFGFSIRGGREFQNMPLFVLQIAENGPASIDNRLRVGDQIIEINGINTKNMTHTEAIEIIRNGGPSVRLLVRRGCQMPSVVGAPPHLYDMNI; the protein is encoded by the exons atggCTACAAAAACAGAAGACGCAACATCTATTGATAATACCAATGATg GAGAAAGCATGGACAAGGAGGTATTAGCAATCAGTGGGAATGATGAGACCGGTCATCGTATTCCACCTACATATTTGTATAATTCAGGTTCTGAACAAAATACAGGAATATCTAATCAAGAGCAAAGCAATAGAAATCGTGCTCAAGCTACAGAGGACCAGTTAGGACCATTGCCACCAAATTGGGAGAAAGCTTACACAGATACAGGAGAAGTTTATTTTATTGA CCACAATACAGGCACTTCCCATTGGTTAGATCCTCGTTTATCTAAATTTCAAAAAAGATCTCTCGAAGAATGTTTGGACGATGAATTACCTTACGGTTGGGAGAAAATAGACGATACTCTGTATGGTACATATTTCATTGATCATGTAAATCGTAGAACTCAATATGAAAATCCTGTGTTGCAAGCCAAACGAGCGCAACAAAGTTTAGGAGAAAGAAAGAGTCCTAATTTCACGAGAAATCCTGATAAACTAAAAGGTCAGAAAATAAGAACAACATTGATAAAAAGTTCAAGGGGGCTAGGATTCACCATTGTCGGTGGAGATGATTCTGTTGaagaatttttacaaataaaaagtGTTGTACCAAATGGACCAGCATGGTTAGATGGAAAATTACAAACTG gagATGTTTTAGTGTACGTTAATGATACGTGCGTATTAGGTTTTACGCATAATGAAATGGTAAATGTGTTTAAATCAATTGGTAGCGGTGAAACTGTTACGTTAGAAGTATGTCGCGGTTATCCATTACCATTTGATCCAAACGACCCAAACACAGAAGTTGTTACTACTATTGCTGTTAATGCACCAG ATATTTTAACAGAAGATCCGagaatgtacatggatctggaTCCTGCTTTGCAAAACAACGGCCGTTTTAATTTCCTGGATTCCTCACTCTTGCCAGTACACAATCTTCAAAATGGTGAAAACCTTGCTACAACATCTGTCAATTCAATGCCAGATCTTTGTATTTCGGATAAAATTAATACGATTAAAAGACCTAGCAGTACAGATATTCTGTTGTCTGAAAGTGATTTAAATGACTGTAAAGATACGTCAATGTCTTCCAAACCAGAATTTCTCAGTATTGCAATTGTAAAGGGAACTATGGGATTTGGATTTACAATAGCAGATTCTGCTCATGGTCAGAAGgttaaaaaaattttagatCGTCAACGTTGTAAAAATTTGATGGAAGGTGACATTTTAGTTAATATAAATGACATTAATGTAAGAAATATGTGTCATTCTGAAGTAGTACAAGTTTTAAAAGATTGTCCTCGTAATGAAGAAGCATTGATACATGTTCAAAGAACAACATCAAAGtcaaacgaaaagaaagaaaagaattccCAAGACTTTTTTAGAAGTAAGACACCAACTGCTGATATTTACAGTACTCAGACAAAAACTGTTGTACCAAGCCGACCAAAAACACCACTTATCGATACCAGGAATCACCCTAAATCACCAACAGGTGCAATGAGATCAAACTGGAACGAACAAAGCGAAAACGAATTAAATCCCCTCGATAATAGATATAAATATTCAGAATATACACATGACATGTATTATACCGATCCTTATAAAGCAAACATCACAAATTTATCTGATAATTTTGCTACAATGACGAATTTAGATGATGATCCTGTACGAAATACTGCTAAAAGAGATTGGGTTACAAATGacaaattaaacataaataacgACGTGTATTCTATTGATATACCTCACCATGATAACATATTAAAACAAAATGGATGTTTACACTCAGATTACTATAAAGATTTGTATACATCACAGTCCCATTCTCAGTATAGCGAACAAGATTATAATGTATATTCTATCGGTCAAGAGCAAAATGTTGATACCGGTGAAATATGGGATAAACGGAAAGAGACTACTAGTTTTGAACATGAGCAACCACATTCCAGTTCTATACCacg ctATCCTCAATATAGCAATGAGTTATTGTGTCCAATTGTTCCTGATATAGAGTGGATAGAAACATTGGTAACTTTAGTAAGGCAAGATACAGGATTTGGATTTAGAATAGTAGGTGGCACCGAAGAAGGATCTCAA CAGGTTTCAGTTGGGCATATAGTACCTGGTGGTGCAGCAGACTTAGATAATCGACTGAATACGGGTGATTTGATTATGTCTGTCGATGGCGAAAGTGTTATGAATTCGTCGCATCATCACGTGGTTCAATTGATGATAGCTGCCGCTCAAAATGGCAGAGTTACCTTAGGAATACGTCGCAGGATTAATACGCAGGACCATCTTCCAGAAAACCTTCAAACACCATACAACAGACAAATGAATCTCCAATATCCTTATGATGTAACAGTTACTAGAATGGAAAACGAAGGTTTtggttttgttattatttcctCGGTTAATAAAGCTGGTTCAACGATTGGTAGAATAATTGAAGGATCGCCTGCGGAAAGATGCGGCCGATTAAATGTTGGAGATCATATTCTTGCCGTTAATCACGTTGATATAACGAATGTATGCCACAAAGACATAGTGAACTTAATTAAAGATTCTGGTTATTCTGTCACTTTAACAATCGGTTACCCTCTTGATGATTGTTGTAGTAATACGTCTCTATCACAAAAG GACGAACCAACATGTGATGGAGACGGAGGTCAGTATCATGCGGTTGAATTAACTCGTGGAACTAGGGGATTTGGTTTTAGTATTCGCGGAGGACGTGAATTCCAAAATATGCCATTGTTTGTTTTACAAATTGCTGAAAATGGTCCTGCGTCCATTGATAATCGGTTAAGG gtTGGAGatcaaataattgaaataaatggaaTCAATACTAAAAATATGACACACACAGAAGCCATTGAAATTATACGAAACGGTGGACCATCTGTTCGACTTTTAGTTCGTCGTGGTTGCCAGATGCCTTCAGTGGTAGGTGCTCCTCCACACCTCTACGATATGAATATATGA